From Equus asinus isolate D_3611 breed Donkey chromosome 14, EquAss-T2T_v2, whole genome shotgun sequence, one genomic window encodes:
- the LOC106839348 gene encoding mucin-3A-like: LQSSPPASTTEPAPTFTTITTPPPTLVTTSPPPRATSTAASPTTTVTRATSESTAPTDTSTPASLITGTSATALTVDVDSTTTLPILTTVSSTTPQIPSSVSPTPSSSTLNTRTNAIITPFSTIILSSASTVKTSSTLSSSRVSSEFTTSSLPPSPPTSSTENTKSSPVTTFSTPSLSATTSFSTPQSPVIPILTETTITPTIFSSFTAPCPETISITIVPASSTTPCVEMDPTHEVTFTPSISLSVIPSTTEKVTVPGYTSMTTVFPTPLDTSTSVLETGPTNLISDAPSSMSTGAVPISTVLTSTQRPPGGTWMSTNSVNMPHMPGFTSLPLTTEQSSSVPTAVTTSSNLTASTSPTTQTPRTPVTTTQTPTTLTSPRTTSTTTQTTTTSTTTQATTPQTPTTVTSPGTTSSTTQMTTSTTTQMTTTTPGTCENDGTWIQDRCLCRPGFSGDRCERQDSVCENEGQWDGLKCVCPSTFYGTHCEFAVEQMDFETVDAEVGMEVAVDQEFFPDLHDNTSKAYKDFSDNFRSQMQKIYQNVQGFKDVEILSLRNGSIVVDYVVLLELPFSSQLETNYEMVKAALKDELQNVSQDMDSCQNNQTLCFKPDSITVRNDTRTEMTPQAICRRVAPEGYEDYYFPLEEENRLRCVTNCTSDVEGAINCNQGQCFVQKTGPECRCFSTDTLWFLGPRCEVAVQWRALVGGLAGAGALLLLLLLALTFFVRRWRRSGRGGARSWDYDKKWFEIWDEDTAGTFSNSGFQDDQPFKDENFQVALEMVDTNVRVHTQRPEVDLSSM; this comes from the exons CTTCAGTCGTCTCCGCCTGCCTCCACCACAGAACCTGCCCCCActttcaccaccatcactacccctccacccaccctggttACCACATCGCCTCCACCCCGCGCCACATCCACCGCGGCATCTCCCACTACCACTGTCACCCGGGCCACAAGTGAAAGCACCGCTCCCACTGACACTTCAACCCCTGCCTCCTTGATCACAGGTACTTCTGCGACTGCCTTAACTGTAGACGTAGACAGTACCACTACTCTCCCCATTCTCACAACAGTATCCTCGACAACACCACAGATTCCTTCTAGTGTTTCTCCCAcaccatcctcctctactttgaaTACCCGTACAAATGCCATAATTACCCCTTTCAGTACCATCATCCTTTCTTCCGCCTCCACAGTGAAAACATCCTCTACTCTGTCTTCCAGCAGAGTAAGTTCAGAGTTCACCACTAgctctcttcctccatccccGCCCACCTCCAGTACAGAAAATACAAAGTCTTCTCCCGTCACCACTTTTTCTACTCCCTCTTTGTCTGCTACTACAAGCTTTTCTACACCCCAGTCTCCTGTGATCCCTATTCTTACCGAAACAACCATCACTCCTACTATCTTTAGTTCTTTCACCGCCCCATGTCCAGAAACTATATCAATTACGATAGTGCCTGCTTCTTCCACTACTCCATGTGTGGAAATGGATCCAACTCATGAAGTTACCTTTACACCCAGCATCTCATTATCAGTCATTCCCTCTACCACTGAGAAGGTCACAGTTCCTGGATACACCAGTATGACTACTGTCTTTCCTACACCTCTGGACACTTCTACTTCAGTTCTCGAAACTGGTCCCACCAACCTCATTAGTGATGCTCCTAGTTCTATGAGCACTGGGGCCGTGCCCATCAGCACAGTTTTGACAAGCACACAAAGACCCCCCGGTGGAACTTGGATGAGCACCAACTCTGTAAATATGCCGCATATGCCGGGCTTTACTAGCCTCCCACTGACCACCGAACAAAGCAGCAGCGTTCCAACTGCCGTGACAACTTCAAGCAACTTGACTGCCTCCACCTCACCCACTACCCAGACTCCAAGAACACCGGTGACCACAACTCAGACTCCTACCACCCTCACGTCACCAAGGACAACTTCCACCACTACTCAGACAACCACTACTTCGACCACTACTCAGGCGACCACCCCTCAGACTCCCACCACAGTCACGTCACCAGGGACAACTTCTTCCACTACTCAGATGACAACTTCAACCACTACTCAGATGACCACCACCACCCCAG GAACCTGTGAGAATGATGGCACCTGGATTCAGGACCGCTGCCTCTGCCGCCCGGGGTTCTCTGGGGACCGCTGTGAGCGACAGGACAGCGTGTGCGAGAATGAGGGTCAATGGGATGGCCTCAAGTGTGTTTGCCCCAGCACCTTCTATGGCACCCACTGTGAGTTTGCAGTAGAACAGATGGATTTTG AAACTGTGGACGCTGAAGTGGGCATGGAGGTGGCTGTCGACCAGGAGTTCTTCCCGGATCTCCATGACAACACTTCCAAGGCCTACAAGGATTTCAGCGACAACTTCCGCAGTCAG ATGCAGAAGATTTACCAAAATGTGCAGGGGTTCAAGGATGTGGAGATCCTGTCTCTGAG GAATGGCAGCATCGTGGTGGACTATGTGGTCCTGCTGGAGTTGCCCTTCAGCTCCCAGTTGGAGACAAACTATGAGATGGTGAAGGCAGCCCTGAAAGACGAGCTTCAGAATGTCAGCCAGGACATGGACAGCTGCCAGAATAACCAGA CCTTGTGTTTTAAGCCTGACTCCATCACTGTGAGAAACGACACCAGGACGGAGATGACCCCACAAG CCATCTGCCGTCGGGTCGCTCCCGAGGGCTATGAGGATTACTACTTCCCCTTGGAGGAGGAGAACCGGCTCCGCTGTGTCACCAACTGCACGTCAGACGTGGAAGGCGCCATCAACTGTAACCAGGGCCAGTGCTTTGTGcagaagactggtcctgagtgCCG CTGCTTCTCCACGGACACGCTCTGGTTCTTGGGCCCACGCTGCGAGGTGGCCGTCCAGTGGAGGGCGCTGGTCGGGGGCCTGGCCGGGGCCGgggcgctgctgctgctgctgctcctggcgCTGACATTCTTCGTCAGGCGCTGGAGGAGGAGCGGCCGAGGCGGAGCCCG GTCCTGGGACTACGACAAGAAATGGTTTGAGATTTGGGATGAGGACACCGCAGGGACTTTTTCCAACTCGGGCTTCCAGGATGACCAACCTT tcaAGGATGAAAATTTCCAGGTGGCCTTGGAGATGGTGGACACCAATGTGAGG GTGCACACCCAGAGACCTGAGGTGGACTTGTCCTCGATGTGA
- the LOC139040241 gene encoding arginine-glutamic acid dipeptide repeats protein-like — MEGAACQEDVGVAAPLAWGFPSKRVLLQPHQAPGRCLHPLRSPSKAPQLSQRSQPYTPPFWLHLNQLFLHPPALRPQKLVLLQPRQAPVCCPCPLCSLSKAPQLLQRSQPATLLFRLHLNQQFLPLPARRPQNPILLQPRQAPVHCLHPPCSLSKAPQLSPTSQPATLPLRLHPNQQFPPLPARRPQKLALLQPCLALLRCPHPPCSLSKAPQLSQGSQPSTPPFQLHLNQQFLPPPALRPQKLVLLQPRQAPVQCLRPLCSSSTAPQLLQRSQPATPPFQPHLNQQFLCPPGRRPQKLVLLQPRQAPVQCLRPLCSSSKAPQLLQSQPATLLFLLHLNQHFLHSPAR, encoded by the exons ATGGAGGGGGCTGCCTGCCAGGAGGATGTGGGTGTGGCAGCACCTTTAGCTTGGGGCTTCCCCTCG AAACGGGTACTTCTCCAGCCCCATCAAGCCCCAGGGCGCTGTCTACACCCACTGCGCTCTCCGAGCAAAGCACCCCAACTGTCCCAGAGGAGTCAACCATATACTCCACCATTTTGGCTCCATCTGAATCAACTGTTTCTACATCCCCCAGCTCTCAGACCCCAGAAACTGGTACTTCTGCAGCCCCGTCAAGCCCCAGTGTGTTGTCCATGCCCGCTGTGCTCTCTGAGCAAAGCACCCCAACTCTTGCAGAGGAGTCAACCAGCTACTCTACTGTTTCGGCTCCATCTGAATCAGCAGTTTCTACCTCTGCCAGCTCGCAGACCCCAGAATCCCATACTTCTGCAGCCCCGTCAAGCTCCAGTGCACTGTCTACACCCACCGTGCTCTCTGAGCAAAGCACCCCAACTCTCGCCGACGAGCCAACCCGCTACTCTACCACTTCGGCTCCATCCGAATCAACAGTTTCCACCTCTCCCAGCTCGCAGACCCCAGAAACTGGCACTTCTGCAGCCCTGTCTAGCCCTACTGCGCTGTCCACACCCACCGTGCTCTCTGAGCAAAGCACCCCAACTCTCGCAGGGGAGTCAACCATCTACTCCACCATTTCAACTCCACCTGAATCAACAGTTTCTACCTCCCCCAGCTCTCAGACCCCAGAAACTGGTGCTTCTGCAGCCACGACAAGCCCCAGTGCAGTGTCTACGCCCACTGTGCTCTTCGAGCACAGCACCCCAACTCTTGCAGAGGAGTCAACCAGCTACTCCACCATTTCAACCCCATCTGAATCAACAGTTTCTATGTCCCCCAGGTCGCAGACCCCAGAAACTGGTGCTTCTGCAGCCACGACAAGCCCCAGTGCAGTGTCTACGCCCACTGTGCTCTTCGAGCAAAGCACCTCAACTCTTGCAGAGTCAACCAGCTACTCTACTGTTTCTGCTCCATCTGAATCAACACTTTCTACATTCCCCAGCTCGCTGA